GTTTATCAAGCTTTACGACAAGGGCTTAGAAACTAGGCTTAGAAGGAATATGAAAAACAAGCTAATGTCTTGGGTAGATAAGATTTTATTAAGAAAGCGAGACATCATTGAAAGCGTTAACAATAAATTGAAAAAACTCTTGTCAAATCGAACATCACCGACAGCGCAGCCCTTGGAATTTTTTTGCCAATCTAATCAGCGGAATAGTGACCTATGCTTACGAGCCCTGTAAGTCCTGCATTCAATTGACTTGCATGGAGAAGCAAAAGTTAATGAGCTGGCTTACAGTTTAGGTATAATTGAAGCAGCCTTAGAGTGTTTTCTTATCCGATAACTCGCGTTGAATTATGAGTTTTCCACTAAAAATAAGGTTACGCTTTTAATCTCCTCTTTATGCAGTCACGTACTCTATAAAGTCCCTGTTGTTAGGCAGAAGGACATCTTTCAGAAGGTTGGGTATGCAGACTAAGTTTTTATAAAGCGTATTAAGTGAATATTAGCTTTTAGCTAATCAAAAGTTCTGAATACCTCTTGTACCCCCCTCCAATCCGTTAATTACTTGCCTATTCTGATTGAAAAGCTAAAGGGAATAGAGAAATTTTAAAGCCTTGCTTTTCTTCTAAGCGTCCCTAAAAAAATTTTTTCTAAATAGCCCACGCTAAAAAATATATTTCTTCCATACAATCAGCCAATCTATTCCAAACCAAATAATAGCAGCAAAGCTCAGCAGGCAAATAAAGGCGAAAAAATAGGCGATAAGGATGAAAAAGCCGTCATCTTCTAAAAATGCTAGGCCAAAGGCTAGAAGGGGTAAAGCTGCTAATAAGTTGGTCAAAGGAATGGGAAGGGGTAAAGATAGAAAAAAAGCCAAAATAGCAATGGTCAGTCCGTGGATGATATGTAAATAACGATTTTTTACTAGCCCTATCCACCGGGTAGAAATCAAAAAGCCAAGCTTAGTATCTATTTTAAGCACATAGAACATCACCTTCTTTACAAACAAAAAGGGGATCTTTTTTTGCAATAATCTCTTAGGAAGCCAAACTTTATCTCCAAACGCTATTCTTAAACCTATTAAAAGGATTAACAATCCTAAAAGAGTGGATAGCCCAGGAATTTGCATGGGACTACAAAAAGGAAGACTCAACACAATTAACAAGGTAGCATAACCTTGATCGGCCAAATGATCCATAATTTTCTGGACCGATAACTCTTCTGAATGTGTTTGGTTCAATAAATGCTCGAGCTTTTCAGCTAAAGAGGAACATTTTTTTAACATATTGCTCTGTAAAATTGCTGGTTGTAGGATTCAGAATAAAAACTTGCGTATGGAGCTATCAACTTTATCACCCTTTATCCTCTTTATTTGAATTAAAGGATTTTCATCTAAGGATGAGAAAACATTGCTCTTCCCCTGCCGCTTTTGTCTTTTCTGCTCTATTCGCTGTTTACTTAAAAAGGAGAGCTTTTGGTAACAGATCAAATGGGCTTGAAAACTTTTATTTGCGCGTAGTGATTATAAAATTTCAGCTGCAAGGGCTGCCAATTCACTGCGTTCTGTCTTCTCCATAAATACATGCCCATAAACTTGCTGATTGCTAAAGCGTCCCACCACATAGCTAAGGCCATTAGAATCCTTATCTAAATAAGGATTGTCAATTTGTGTAGGATCTCCTGTTAAAATAACCTTCGTGTTTTCTCCTGCACGAGAAACAATCGTCTTCACTTCATGGGGAGTAAGGTTTTGAGCTTCAT
This sequence is a window from Neochlamydia sp. AcF84. Protein-coding genes within it:
- a CDS encoding exopolysaccharide biosynthesis protein, whose protein sequence is MLKKCSSLAEKLEHLLNQTHSEELSVQKIMDHLADQGYATLLIVLSLPFCSPMQIPGLSTLLGLLILLIGLRIAFGDKVWLPKRLLQKKIPFLFVKKVMFYVLKIDTKLGFLISTRWIGLVKNRYLHIIHGLTIAILAFFLSLPLPIPLTNLLAALPLLAFGLAFLEDDGFFILIAYFFAFICLLSFAAIIWFGIDWLIVWKKYIF